The Methylococcus sp. Mc7 genomic sequence ATCCGATCCGCCGGGCCAACGTATTCCGGCAGCTCTGGGCCGCGGCCAGCTACCGCCCGCCTGCGGAAGCGCCCGCCGTCCCCGTGCTGCTGCTCGGCAGCCGGGGCGACCGGCTGGTCGGCCCGGAATGTTCAGAAGCCATCGCGCGGCACTGGGGTTTGCCGCTGAAAATGCATCCGGACGCGGGGCACGATTTGCCGCTGGATGACCCGGCCTGGACGATCGAAGCCGTTTTGGCCTGGCTGGAGACCGGGCCGCAAGGGCGATCGGCTTCGTGCGGCTGATTTCCGCTGCCAACGGCTAAGAACCTGTCTTGAAAAATTATTCAAGCAAAGTCAATCAGTTGAAATCAGGAAAATTCTCCGCTCAGGTAGGGTGGATAAGCGTAGCGCATCCACCTCCGCGCCGACTCGAAGAGCAGCGAAGCTGACTCGAAGGGCGGCGAAGCCGACTCGAAGAGCGGCGGAGCTGACTCGAAGAGCAGCGGAGCTGAATTTGGCGGATGCGCTGCCGCTTATCCGCCCTTGTATCTTGTTTTGCGTGGTGGTTAGCTCCCATCACTTGAGGCGAAGTGATCTTGAATCCGCCCTTAAGGATCAACCTTGTTTCGTAGATCAAGCCCTTCGCCTCGCTTCTTACGCCAGTCCAGACACTGAACGGTAGCCAAGGGTTCGACCCTGAATGAACAAGGCCAGTGGGCGGAGTTGGCTCCTATTTTTCAAAAAATTCAGTCCTATGTTTTTCATCGGTATAGACGTTTCTAAATCCAAACTCGATTGCAGCCTCCTCTTGGATGCGGCCAGCAGCAGTAAGCGCAAAACTAAGTCGGTCGCCAATTCGAAAGCCGGTGTGGCAGACCTGCTCGTGTGGGTCGCCAAGCAGGGCGTTACCCTCTGCGACCTGCATGCCATCTTGGAGGGTACCGGCGCCTATCACGAAACCGCCGCCTTCTCCTTACACCATGCAGGCGTCACGGTCTCCATCGTCAATCCAGCTCAAGTCAGAGACTTTGCACGCGGCTTGGCAGTGCGCACCAAAACCGACAGCGTCGATAGCTGGGTGCTGGCCCGATACGGGGCCTTGGTCCATCCCAAACCCTGGACACCCCCCACTCCCGAAGCGCGCACTTTACAAGCCTTGCTGTCCCGACGCGAAGCCATCGCTCAAGACTTGCAGCGCGAGCGTAACCGCCTCGAAAAGGCT encodes the following:
- a CDS encoding IS110 family transposase, translated to MNKASGRSWLLFFKKFSPMFFIGIDVSKSKLDCSLLLDAASSSKRKTKSVANSKAGVADLLVWVAKQGVTLCDLHAILEGTGAYHETAAFSLHHAGVTVSIVNPAQVRDFARGLAVRTKTDSVDSWVLARYGALVHPKPWTPPTPEARTLQALLSRREAIAQDLQRERNRLEKADATDTPALIRQSLLESIHFLSQQLDKLQHDINDHIDCHPGLKRDLDLLQSIPAVGPQVGTQLLAILHRQTFQSAEQLAAYLGLVPVERQSGSSILGRPRLSKAGPPRVRAVLYMAAIVASRHNPHVKALYERLLARGKSKMAALGAAMRKLVHLCFGVLKTRTPYQPNYVVPA